From Camelina sativa cultivar DH55 chromosome 20, Cs, whole genome shotgun sequence, the proteins below share one genomic window:
- the LOC104768528 gene encoding exocyst complex component EXO70A1 isoform X2 yields the protein MSNKSFKSSDGVLNHANSLLAKAQSKLEEEFKQLLASYSKAVEPDRLFDGLPNSLRPSSDGDGGGKPHGAHHNDESETASYTLPILIPSRVLPLLHDLAQQMVQAGHQQQLLQIYSETRSFVLDESLKKLGVEKLSKEDVQRMQWEVLEAKIGNWIHFMRIAVKLLFAGERQVCDQIFRGFDSLSDQCFAEVTVSSVSMLLSFGDAIARSKRSPEKLFVLLDMYEIMRELHTEIETIFKGKACLEIRDSATGLTKRLAQTAQETFGDFEEAVEKDATKTAVLDGTVHPLTSYVINYVKFLFDYQTTLKQLFLEFGNGDDSNSQLASVTMRIMQALQNNLDGKSKQYKDPALTHLFLMNNIHYMVRSVRRSEAKDLLGDDWVQRHRRIVQQHANQYKRIAWTKILQSSSAQGLTTSGGGSLEGGNSSGVSRGLLKERFKMFNMQFDELHQRQSQWTVPDTELRESLRLAVAEVLLPAYRSFLKRFGPLVESGKNPQKYIKYTAEDLERLLGELFEGKSMNEQQPRR from the exons ATGAGCAACAAAAGCTTTAAGAGTAGCGATGGAGTCCTCAACCATGCAAATAGCTTGCTTGCTAAAGCACAGTCAAAGCTGGAGGAGGAGTTTAAGCAGTTGTTAGCTTCTTACAG TAAAGCCGTGGAGCCTGATCGCCTTTTTGATGGCCTTCCCAACTCACTGAGACCATCCTCAGACGGTGATGGAGGTGGAAAACCACACGGCGCACATCACAACGATGAATCAGAAACTGCTTCTTATACACTTCCAATCCTCATTCCATCAAGGGTATTGCCACTTTTGCATGATTTGGCACAGCAAATGGTTCAGGCTGGTCACCAACAACAGTTGCTACAAATTTATAG TGAAACACGTTCTTTTGTCTTGGATGAAAGCCTAAAGAAATTGGGAGTTGAAAAACTTAGCAAAGAGGATGTTCAGAGGATGCAGTGGGAAGTTTTGGAGGCCAAAATTGGAAATTGGATCCATTTCATGCGCATTGCT GTTAAATTACTCTTTGCTGGAGAAAGGCAAGTATGTGACCAGATATTTAGAGGCTTCGATTCTCTTAGTGATCAGTGTTTTGCCGAAGTTACAGTGAGCAGTGTCTCAATGCTACTTAGCTTTGGGGATGCTATAGCCAGGAGCAAGAGATCTCCAGAAAAGTTGTTTGTACTCTTAGACATGTATGAGATAATGCGAGAGCTTCATACAGAG ATTGAGACTATTTTCAAAGGTAAAGCTTGCCTTGAAATTAGAGATTCTGCTACGGGCTTGACAAAGCGGTTGGCGCAAACTGCTCAGGAAACGTTTGGTGATTTCGAAGAAGCTGTTGAGAAAGATGCTACAAAGACTGCTGTTCTAGATGGAACTGTCCACCCACTAACAAGCTATGTCATCAATTATGTGAAGTTCTTATTCGA CTACCAAACAACATTGAAGCAACTCTTCTTGGAATTTGGAAATGGAGATGACTCAAATTCGCAGCTAGCATCCGTAACAATGCGGATAATGCAGGCACTTCAAAACAACTTGGACGGAAAATCAAAACAGTACAAAGATCCTGCACTGACACACTTGTTCTTGATGAACAACATTCATTACATGGTCAGATCTGTACGAAG GTCAGAAGCCAAGGATTTGTTAGGCGATGATTGGGTTCAGAGACATAGGCGTATCGTTCAGCAACATGCAAATCAATACAAAAGGATTGCCTGGACAAAG ATATTACAATCCTCATCGGCGCAAGGTTTAACAACATCTGGGGGAGGAAGTTTAGAGGGAGGAAACAGCAGTGGAGTTTCAAGAGGATTATTGAAAGAGAG GTTCAAGATGTTCAATATGCAGTTTGATGAGTTGCATCAGAGACAATCTCAATGGACAGTCCCAGACACAGAGTTAAGAGAGTCACTAAGACTAGCTGTTGCTGAAGTATTATTGCCTGCTTACAGATCATTCCTCAAACGTTTTGG GCCTTTGGTTGAGAGTGGGAAGAATCCTCAGAAATACATAAAGTATACAGCTGAAGATCTTGAAAGATTGTTGGGTGAGTTGTTTGAAGGAAAGTCTATGAATGAACAACAACCACGccggtaa
- the LOC104768528 gene encoding exocyst complex component EXO70A1 isoform X1: MAVDSRMDLLSERAVLMRESLQKSQTITDNVVSILGSFDSRLSALETAMRPTQIRTHAIRKAHENIDRTLKAAEVILSQFDLLRQAETKVLKGPHEDLESYLDAIAQLRKIIRYFMSNKSFKSSDGVLNHANSLLAKAQSKLEEEFKQLLASYSKAVEPDRLFDGLPNSLRPSSDGDGGGKPHGAHHNDESETASYTLPILIPSRVLPLLHDLAQQMVQAGHQQQLLQIYSETRSFVLDESLKKLGVEKLSKEDVQRMQWEVLEAKIGNWIHFMRIAVKLLFAGERQVCDQIFRGFDSLSDQCFAEVTVSSVSMLLSFGDAIARSKRSPEKLFVLLDMYEIMRELHTEIETIFKGKACLEIRDSATGLTKRLAQTAQETFGDFEEAVEKDATKTAVLDGTVHPLTSYVINYVKFLFDYQTTLKQLFLEFGNGDDSNSQLASVTMRIMQALQNNLDGKSKQYKDPALTHLFLMNNIHYMVRSVRRSEAKDLLGDDWVQRHRRIVQQHANQYKRIAWTKILQSSSAQGLTTSGGGSLEGGNSSGVSRGLLKERFKMFNMQFDELHQRQSQWTVPDTELRESLRLAVAEVLLPAYRSFLKRFGPLVESGKNPQKYIKYTAEDLERLLGELFEGKSMNEQQPRR; the protein is encoded by the exons ATGGCTGTAGATAGCAGAATGGATCTGCTAAGCGAAAGAGCTGTGTTGATGAGAGAATCTCTTCAGAAGAGTCAAACCATCACCGATAATGTTGTTTCTATCCTCGGCTCTTTCGATAGTCGTCTCTCTGCTCTTGAAACGGCTATGCGTCCCACTCAG ATTAGAACGCATGCTATAAGGAAAGCTCATGAGAATATTGATAGGACTCTTAAGGCTGCTGAGGTGATTTTGTCTCAATTCGATCTCCTTCGTCAG GCAGAGACTAAAGTACTTAAGGGGCCACATGAGGACCTGGAAAGTTATCTGGATGCTATAGCTCAACTCAGGAAAATTATTCGTTACTTTATGAGCAACAAAAGCTTTAAGAGTAGCGATGGAGTCCTCAACCATGCAAATAGCTTGCTTGCTAAAGCACAGTCAAAGCTGGAGGAGGAGTTTAAGCAGTTGTTAGCTTCTTACAG TAAAGCCGTGGAGCCTGATCGCCTTTTTGATGGCCTTCCCAACTCACTGAGACCATCCTCAGACGGTGATGGAGGTGGAAAACCACACGGCGCACATCACAACGATGAATCAGAAACTGCTTCTTATACACTTCCAATCCTCATTCCATCAAGGGTATTGCCACTTTTGCATGATTTGGCACAGCAAATGGTTCAGGCTGGTCACCAACAACAGTTGCTACAAATTTATAG TGAAACACGTTCTTTTGTCTTGGATGAAAGCCTAAAGAAATTGGGAGTTGAAAAACTTAGCAAAGAGGATGTTCAGAGGATGCAGTGGGAAGTTTTGGAGGCCAAAATTGGAAATTGGATCCATTTCATGCGCATTGCT GTTAAATTACTCTTTGCTGGAGAAAGGCAAGTATGTGACCAGATATTTAGAGGCTTCGATTCTCTTAGTGATCAGTGTTTTGCCGAAGTTACAGTGAGCAGTGTCTCAATGCTACTTAGCTTTGGGGATGCTATAGCCAGGAGCAAGAGATCTCCAGAAAAGTTGTTTGTACTCTTAGACATGTATGAGATAATGCGAGAGCTTCATACAGAG ATTGAGACTATTTTCAAAGGTAAAGCTTGCCTTGAAATTAGAGATTCTGCTACGGGCTTGACAAAGCGGTTGGCGCAAACTGCTCAGGAAACGTTTGGTGATTTCGAAGAAGCTGTTGAGAAAGATGCTACAAAGACTGCTGTTCTAGATGGAACTGTCCACCCACTAACAAGCTATGTCATCAATTATGTGAAGTTCTTATTCGA CTACCAAACAACATTGAAGCAACTCTTCTTGGAATTTGGAAATGGAGATGACTCAAATTCGCAGCTAGCATCCGTAACAATGCGGATAATGCAGGCACTTCAAAACAACTTGGACGGAAAATCAAAACAGTACAAAGATCCTGCACTGACACACTTGTTCTTGATGAACAACATTCATTACATGGTCAGATCTGTACGAAG GTCAGAAGCCAAGGATTTGTTAGGCGATGATTGGGTTCAGAGACATAGGCGTATCGTTCAGCAACATGCAAATCAATACAAAAGGATTGCCTGGACAAAG ATATTACAATCCTCATCGGCGCAAGGTTTAACAACATCTGGGGGAGGAAGTTTAGAGGGAGGAAACAGCAGTGGAGTTTCAAGAGGATTATTGAAAGAGAG GTTCAAGATGTTCAATATGCAGTTTGATGAGTTGCATCAGAGACAATCTCAATGGACAGTCCCAGACACAGAGTTAAGAGAGTCACTAAGACTAGCTGTTGCTGAAGTATTATTGCCTGCTTACAGATCATTCCTCAAACGTTTTGG GCCTTTGGTTGAGAGTGGGAAGAATCCTCAGAAATACATAAAGTATACAGCTGAAGATCTTGAAAGATTGTTGGGTGAGTTGTTTGAAGGAAAGTCTATGAATGAACAACAACCACGccggtaa
- the LOC104768529 gene encoding uncharacterized protein LOC104768529: MMMMMMRIVYEWSDEDCMKVDEDKLDVSFIIPRLGNFDPLASFGSPRNQQIIIISLPYYLSFCLFSLFTLFPVWFVVFNFV; encoded by the coding sequence atgatgatgatgatgatgaggattgTGTATGAATGGAGCGATGAAGATTGCATGAAGGTTGATGAAGACAAGCTTGATGTGTCTTTTATTATCCCTCGTTTGGGCAACTTCGATCCTTTGGCAAGCTTCGGTTCCCCTCGGAATCAgcagattattattatttcactACCTTACTATCTCTCTTTTTGTCTATTTTCCTTGTTTACTTTGTTTCCGGTTTGGTTTGTTGTCTTTAATTTCGTttga
- the LOC109131134 gene encoding MATH domain and coiled-coil domain-containing protein At2g42465-like has translation MGNQFQLHRRKKIRVNGFIIDASNITLAKWIFQTYPETTDNVKVQNQSLRNTYMNLLCRTIGILYHTPLGYLTEAELTKASKDLHDLTQVGFKLDWLHSKFDKVSSEKKSSEERIVELKLEVKKLVMTMSDLKVERKNEKKKLKKQPSWIHLA, from the coding sequence ATGGGGAACCAATTTCAGTTGCATAGACGAAAAAAGATCAGAGTCAATGGTTTCATCATTGATGCTTCTAACATCACGTTAGCAAAGTGGATTTTTCAGACGTATCCAGAGACTACAGATAATGTCAAAGTGCAAAACCAAAGTCTCAGGAATACATACATGAACCTTCTCTGCCGCACCATCGGGATACTTTACCACACGCCTCTTGGTTATCTCACCGAAGCTGAATTGACCAAAGCCTCTAAGGATTTGCATGATCTGACACAAGTCGGTTTTAAACTCGACTGGTTGCATTCTAAGTTTGACAAGGTCTCCTCGGAAAAGAAGTCTTCTGAAGAACGGATTGTGGAACTCAAATTAGAGGTCAAGAAACTCGTGATGACCATGTCTGATCTCAAAGTTGAGAGGAAAAACgagaaaaagaaattgaagaaacaaCCAAGCTGGATACACTTGGCCTGA